A part of Campylobacter concisus genomic DNA contains:
- the hemA gene encoding glutamyl-tRNA reductase, translated as MHYLDISFTYKNTDISVREKLAFDSDEKKEQILKLLRSNKSINECMVLNTCNRVEIIASVSDLESATTHAFRCMSVFSGVFEDELYERADIYEDSGAVHHLFAVASSLDSLVVGETQIVGQLKNAFKFAYDSSACGEQISKIIHYACKCAAKVRNETQISKNPISVSSVAVAKAKEIFGTLEGKTAIVVGAGEMGELAAKHLISSGAEVIIINRSSERVEQLVDSLGDNASWDSILKLKEYVNNYDLIFSSTAAPHAIITNAIIEPREFHRYFFDIAVPRDIDLINTEFISVYTVDSLEEIVRKNLALREEQAQKAYSIVGQGTSEFLKILKEDMSVPLIKSIRKQAEICAKNELEKAIKKGYLKHSDYEEAQKLIHQVFKAFLHQPTMKLKSLADEERSSELSNGVRFLFDIKEEQNFQVGDIDEI; from the coding sequence ATGCACTATTTAGATATAAGTTTTACATATAAAAATACTGATATTTCAGTTAGAGAAAAGCTTGCATTTGATAGCGATGAGAAAAAAGAGCAAATTTTAAAACTACTAAGATCAAATAAAAGTATAAACGAATGTATGGTTTTAAATACATGCAACCGCGTTGAGATAATTGCAAGCGTTAGTGATCTAGAAAGTGCAACAACGCATGCATTTAGGTGCATGTCTGTATTTTCAGGTGTTTTTGAAGATGAGCTTTATGAGAGGGCTGATATTTATGAAGATAGCGGAGCCGTGCACCACCTCTTTGCCGTGGCAAGCTCGCTTGATAGCCTAGTCGTCGGCGAAACGCAGATCGTTGGTCAGTTAAAAAATGCCTTTAAATTTGCTTACGATAGCTCAGCTTGCGGCGAACAAATCAGTAAAATCATCCATTATGCATGTAAATGCGCTGCTAAAGTTAGAAACGAAACTCAAATTTCTAAAAACCCGATCTCTGTTTCAAGCGTAGCTGTGGCAAAAGCAAAAGAAATTTTTGGCACGCTTGAAGGAAAAACTGCTATCGTCGTAGGCGCTGGTGAGATGGGCGAGCTAGCAGCAAAACACCTCATATCAAGTGGCGCAGAAGTCATCATCATAAACAGAAGCTCCGAGCGTGTTGAGCAGCTAGTTGATAGCCTGGGTGATAACGCTAGTTGGGATAGCATTTTAAAATTAAAAGAGTATGTAAATAATTACGATCTAATATTTTCAAGCACCGCAGCCCCGCACGCGATCATCACAAATGCCATAATCGAACCAAGAGAATTTCATAGATACTTTTTCGATATTGCCGTGCCAAGGGATATTGATCTTATAAATACAGAATTTATTAGCGTCTATACGGTTGATAGTTTAGAGGAGATAGTAAGGAAAAATTTAGCTCTAAGAGAGGAGCAAGCACAAAAGGCTTATTCGATCGTAGGTCAAGGCACAAGCGAATTTTTAAAAATTTTAAAAGAAGATATGAGTGTGCCACTAATAAAATCTATCCGCAAACAAGCTGAAATTTGCGCTAAAAACGAGCTAGAAAAAGCGATAAAAAAAGGATATTTAAAACATAGTGATTATGAGGAGGCACAAAAGCTCATTCATCAAGTTTTTAAAGCCTTCTTACATCAGCCAACGATGAAGCTAAAAAGCCTTGCGGACGAGGAGAGGTCTAGCGAGCTTTCAAATGGAGTTAGATTTTTATTTGATATAAAAGAAGAGCAAAATTTTCAAGTGGGAGATATAGATGAGATTTAG